A genomic region of Arachis stenosperma cultivar V10309 chromosome 9, arast.V10309.gnm1.PFL2, whole genome shotgun sequence contains the following coding sequences:
- the LOC130950291 gene encoding protein ALTERED PHOSPHATE STARVATION RESPONSE 1-like — protein sequence MGCVASKLEEEEEVVSMCRERKKQLKLAVDKRYELAEAHCKYFHSLYAVAASIKLFVARHSSPSSPFLITFPPSSPSPPTPPPPSQNVITNPMFLQQTPSETKHVEAIAASPPCGSCNTSSCSEEEREDKVEEEEAQCKREQVQDEQQQQQQEQEQEQQPCEYYYMHMPMPMSMPMAASMPSPQRDFGWDFFNPFDVMRTNEVISGYRGNSDDDLRVVREEEGIPELEEEVLEREEEEVVDVNKVVVNVFEEKKNKKKKKRNSAREEHVVSESVKGVDEGEQRGLAVLETEGEGRELLEALKDIEDHFVRAYDSGKDLTKMLEANRIPLHSSLDEIKESSTKLIQAITWKSMSSRPSSCKSLVVSDTKNSSTWVEYKNDLFDDYGGMDSGSHLLTLGRLYEWEKKLFEEVKAGDSIRKNYEKKCAQLRNKNVKGDDETSMDKTKAAAKDLYAGILVAIHRAESISKRIQKMRDEELQPQIVELLKGLTQSWKVMLESHETQKMILSEVKSFTCPTFGKFCNQSHRLATLQLETQLQNWRMCFREYTTAQKAYVEALHSWLSKFIVPEVEFYSRSKDVPMPYHQANGPPLLVICSNWLNSLQKLPDKMVSLALKSVAKDVRALWHQQGEELQQKRKVDSLAKDLERRSLSLHKDSKMKLLELQVMDPKPEAGSNHDQDQEESLMEKNDDQLETLRRKLEVEKEKHQSCMQETQRITLRGLQSGFSLVFESLTEFSKASQRMYNELVACSENGDKVGNIGYIEGDGCNAENCNKNGQ from the exons atgggGTGTGTAGCATCAAAActagaggaagaagaagaagtggtgtCCATgtgtagagagagaaagaagcaGTTAAAGTTAGCAGTGGATAAAAGATATGAACTTGCTGAGGCACATTGCAAGTACTTTCATTCTCTCTATGCTGTTGCTGCTTCCATTAAACTCTTTGTTGCACgccattcttctccttcttcacctTTCCTCATAACTTTccctccttcttctccttctcctcctactcctcctcctccttctcagAATGTGATAACCAACCCCATGTTCCTTCAACAGACTCCATCAGAGACAAAGCATGTTGAAGCCATTGCTGCTTCACCACCTTGTGGCTCATGCAATACTTCTTCTTGTTCTGAGGAAGAGAGGGAGGACaaggttgaagaagaagaagctcaatGTAAGAGAGAACAAGTGCAAGATGAAcaacagcagcaacaacaagaacaagaacaagaacagCAGCCATGTGAGTACTACTACATGCACATGCCTATGCCTATGTCTATGCCTATGGCAGCTTCAATGCCATCACcacagagggattttgggtggGATTTCTTCAACCCTTTTGATGTTATGAGAACCAATGAGGTTATCAGTGGATACCGGGGGAACTCAGATGATGATTTGAGGGTGGTGAGGGAGGAGGAAGGGATTCCAGAGTTAGAAGAAGAAGTActagaaagagaagaagaggaggTTGTTGATGTGAACAAGGTGGTGGTGAATGTTtttgaagagaagaagaataagaaaaagaagaagaggaatagtGCACGTGAGGAGCACGTGGTGAGTGAGAGTGTGAAGGGTGTGGATGAAGGTGAGCAGAGAGGGCTTGCTGTTCTTGAGACAGAAGGTGAAGGGAGAGAACTTCTTGAGGCTTTGAAGGACATTGAAGATCATTTTGTGAGGGCTTATGATTCTGGAAAGGATCTAACAAAGATGCTTGAGGCTAATAGGATTCCACTTCATTCTAGTTTGGATGAAATAAAAG AAAGTTCAACCAAACTTATTCAGGCAATAACATGGAAGTCCATGTCATCTAGGCCATCCTCATGCAAGAGTCTTGTGGTTTCGGATACGAAAAATTCATCAACTTGGGTGGAATATAAGAATGATCTCTTTGATGATTATGGTGGAATGGATTCAGGAAGTCATTTATTAACCTTAGGAAGGTTATATGAATGGGAAAAGAAGTTGTTTGAGGAGGTTAAG GCTGGAGATAGCATCAggaaaaattatgagaaaaagtGTGCACAGTTGAGAAACAAAAATGTTAAGGGAGATGATGAAACTAGTATGGACAAAACGAAAGCTGCTGCGAAAGATCTATATGCTGGTATCTTGGTTGCAATACATCGTGCAGAATCAATCTCAAAAAGAATTCAGAAAATGAGAGATGAAGAGTTACAGCCTCAAATTGTTGAACTATTGAAAGG TTTGACACAATCGTGGAAAGTTATGTTGGAATCCCATGAAACTCAGAAGATGATTCTTTCTGAAGTAAAGTCTTTCACATGTCCCACATTCGGGAAATTCTGCAATCAATCTCACCGGTTGGCGACTCTTCAGCTCGAAACACAGCTTCAAAACTGGCGAATGTGTTTTAGAGAGTACACTACTGCTCAAAAGGCATATGTTGAAGCTCTTCACAGTTGGCTGAGCAAGTTTATAGTCCCAGAAGTCGAATTCTACTCGAGAAGCAAAGATGTACCCATGCCATATCATCAAGCCAATGGGCCACCACTACTTGTGATATGCAGCAATTGGTTAAATTCCCTGCAAAAGTTACCCGACAAAATGGTATCGCTTGCATTGAAAAGCGTGGCGAAGGATGTGAGAGCTCTTTGGCATCAGCAGGGTGAAGAGTTGCAGCAGAAAAGGAAAGTAGATAGCCTAGCAAAAGACTTGGAAAGAAGGTCGTTAAGTTTGCATAAAGATTCAAAGATGAAGTTGCTTGAGTTGCAAGTAATGGACCCGAAACCAGAGGCGGGAAGTAATCATGATCAAGATCAAGAAGAAAGCTTGATGGAGAAGAATGATGATCAGTTGGAGACACTGAGAAGAAAACTGGAGGTAGAGAAAGAGAAGCATCAAAGTTGCATGCAAGAAACACAAAGGATAACACTACGTGGATTGCAATCTGGATTCTCTTTGGTGTTTGAATCCCTAACCGAGTTCTCCAAAGCATCACAGAGAATGTACAATGAGCTTGTTGCTTGCAGTGAAAATGGTGACAAGGTTGGGAACATTGGGTATATAGAGGGTGATGGCTGCAATGCTGAAAATTGCAACAAAAATGGACAATAA
- the LOC130947403 gene encoding LOW QUALITY PROTEIN: protein CHAPERONE-LIKE PROTEIN OF POR1, chloroplastic (The sequence of the model RefSeq protein was modified relative to this genomic sequence to represent the inferred CDS: inserted 1 base in 1 codon) → MAATLSVRPDRLSSGPAFPGHPVRRLDGVPLGKPIVTEPWRGAAPLQTRYWRRLARPARTVAPVQAGSRADDSSAPFEMSVESALKLLGVSEGASFEDILRAKNSIVASCKDDHETIKQVEAAYDMLLMQSLSQRRAGKXVNSSVRYADVKRVKSPAVGSMPQWLQSTMKNSPVSIVSPSTSDLGLQAGVYGALMGLTYINGTSTPSAGYAGADVPGLILAGSFGASLYFMTKKNVKLGKATVITIGGLIAGAVVGSAVENWLQVDIVPFMGIHSPAAVVSEIIIISQFLVSLYLR, encoded by the exons atggcTGCCACACTTTCCGTCCGGCCCGACCGCCTCTCATCCGGTCCAGCCTTCCCCGGACATCCGGTTCGCCGACTCGACGGTGTTCCACTCGGAAAGCCGATCGTCACCGAACCATGGCGTGGCGCCGCTCCCCTGCAGACGAGGTACTGGAGGAGGCTAGCGCGGCCGGCGAGGACAGTGGCGCCGGTGCAGGCCGGGTCGAGAGCGGATGACTCGTCGGCGCCGTTCGAGATGTCGGTGGAGAGCGCGCTGAAGCTGCTCGGAGTGTCTGAGGGAGCTTCCTTCGAGGACATACTCCGCGCCAAGAACTCCATCGTCGCTTCCTGTAAGGACGACCACGAAACTATCAAGCag GTTGAGGCTGCGTACGACATGTTGCTTATGCAGAGCCTAAGCCAGCGGCGAGCAGGAA TAGTGAACAGCAGTGTTCGCTATGCTGATGTCAAACGTGTTAAGTCCCCAGCTGTGGGATCAATGCCTCAATGGTTGCAATCCACCATGAAGAATTCCCCTGTTTCAATTGTGTCACCTTCCACTAGTGATTTAGGCTTACAAGCTGGAGTATATGGTGCATTGATGGGTTTAACCTATATCAACGGGACCTCTACACCCTCTGCTGGTTATGCTGGGGCTGATGTTCCTGGACTTATCTTGGCTGGTAGCTTTGGAGCTTCTCTGTACTTCATGACCAAGAAGAATGTTAAGTTAG GGAAGGCTACGGTTATTACCATAGGAGGGCTCATAGCTGGCGCAGTAGTAGGATCGGCTGTAGAGAACTGGTTGCAGGTAGATATTGTCCCATTTATGGGCATTCACTCCCCTGCTGCTGTTGTTAGTGAAATCATAATTATTTCTCAATTCTTGGTTTCTCTGTACCTAAGATAG